In Helianthus annuus cultivar XRQ/B chromosome 9, HanXRQr2.0-SUNRISE, whole genome shotgun sequence, the following are encoded in one genomic region:
- the LOC110875339 gene encoding uncharacterized protein LOC110875339: MNYLAQVSETNFIAEIYVQWEAVNPVQHMSFTNLLHDITQRNVVDTQDSDEDDEGYGQTTQEHHLMPPVDNIVGPSSQFLVGDNNNDGFDDSESCSTEESSESEEAPPSDDGTSDDEAAVNQHTELTLAQPRPIIPATHDDPDEDEELRDYMCTDYEDNPMDVWNPKVKQIRLSMYFKSKQEVDLAIREWNIRRGREIFVMDSKPTLYKVKCYTRNKNFKNPFPHAPLCEWRATASKQKHQHLWQITNWAPAHTCYSTVVRNNNRCLRSKDIAAHILPQIRTDIALKVKHIRTHIKQAMPVDVTYTRAWRGRRMAIERIYGTWESNFQELPKYVLRLQSRNPGTVVSWFHHPHLAPGHPTFKYVFWAFGPSIRAFHLCQPVISVDGTHLKGGYHGKLLVAVTKNANNYIMPVAYALVDEETVHSWCWFFQNLREYVTKDCNSRICVLSDRHAGIINAMENLLDWREPNAYHRYCLRHVRSNFSGRFKTKSLRKLCWMIGSTSQRRKYLWAVREMQMLNRGAWNYLNDIDKSKWTIVHDRGNRRWGNLTTNISESMNNVLREARLLPVKALIHYTFTKDVSEYARHAQMAQSCNTPLPPRIWSRFNKLHSVAMQHEVSVYDVREGRYAVVSREETNDDGGNEYTVEYRRHRCSCGKWQMLRFPCSHAISVCA; the protein is encoded by the coding sequence ATGAACTATTTAGCCCAAGTATCGGAAACCAACTTCATTGCCGAGATCTATGTTCAGTGGGAGGCAGTCAATCCTGTCCAACACATGAGTTTCACAAACCTTCTGCATGACATTACACAACGTAATGTTGTTGACACCCAAGATTCTGATGAAGATGACGAGGGATACGGGCAAACAACTCAAGAACACCACTTGATGCCTCCTGTTGATAACATAGTAGGTCCGTCCTCCCAGTTTCTGGTGGGTGACAACAATAATGACGGTTTTGATGATTCGGAAAGTTGCAGCACCGAAGAAAGTTCTGAAAGTGAAGAGGCACCACCATCCGACGATGGTACTTCTGACGACGAGGCTGCAGTCAACCAACACACTGAGTTGACCCTGGCTCAGCCGAGGCCTATCATTCCAGCGACACATGACGACCCAGACGAGGACGAGGAACTTAGGGATTACATGTGTACGGATTATGAAGATAATCCAATGGACGTATGGAATCCAAAAGTAAAACAGATACGTCTCAGCATGTATTTCAAGTCAAAACAGGAGGTGGACCTTGCTATCCGAGAATGGAACATTCGCCGTGGAAGGGAAATTTTTGTGATGGATAGTAAACCAACTTTATACAAAGTTAAATGCTACACgagaaacaaaaattttaaaaacccttTCCCTCATGCTCCTTTGTGTGAATGGCGTGCAACGGCatcaaaacagaaacaccaacacCTTTGGCAAATTACCAACTGGGCGCCTGCCCACACTTGTTATTCCACGGTGGTACGCAACAACAACAGGTGCCTTAGATCTAAGGATATCGCTGCACACATCCTGCCACAAATTCGTACAGACATTGCGTTGAAGGTGAAACACATCAGGACGCATATAAAGCAAGCGATGCCTGTCGATGTTACGTATACGAGGGCGTGGCGTGGACGAAGAATGGCAATTGAGAGGATATATGGAACCTGGGAAAGCAACTTTCAGGAGCTGCCAAAGTACGTGTTACGGCTTCAGTCTCGAAACCCTGGTACGGTGGTTTCATGGTTTCATCACCCGCACTTGGCTCCAGGACATCCAACATTCAAATATGTTTTTTGGGCATTTGGTCCTTCTATTCGCGCGTTTCATCTTTGCCAGCCTGTCATCTCTGTGGACGGCACACACTTGAAAGGAGGGTACCATGGTAAGTTGTTGGTTGCGGTAACCAAAAACGCCAACAACTACATAATGCCAGTGGCGTACGCGCTAGTTGACGAAGAGACGGTTCATAGTTGGTGTTGGTTTTTCCAAAATTTGAGAGAATACGTCACCAAAGACTGTAACAGTAGAATTTGTGTTCTATCAGACCGTCATGCCGGGATAATTAATGCGATGGAGAACCTTCTGGATTGGAGGGAACCAAACGCCTACCACCGTTATTGTCTTCGGCATGTCAGAAGCAATTTTAGTGGTAGGTTCAAGACCAAATCTCTTAGGAAGCTGTGTTGGATGATCGGGAGCACAAGTCAACGAAGAAAGTATCTTTGGGCTGTGAGGGAAATGCAGATGTTAAATCGGGGTGCTTGGAACTACCTGAACGACATCGACAAAAGCAAGTGGACTATTGTTCATGACCGCGGAAACCGTCGTTGGGGTAACCTTACGACGAACATATCTGAGTCTATGAATAATGTCCTACGGGAAGCAAGACTCCTGCCAGTAAAAGCCTTGATTCATTATACGTTCACCAAGGACGTATCAGAGTATGCTCGCCACGCGCAGATGGCCCAAAGCTGCAATACCCCTCTACCCCCTCGAATTTGGTCCAGGTTTAACAAGTTGCATTCCGTAGCCATGCAACATGAAGTGTCCGTATACGATGTCAGAGAAGGTCGTTACGCGGTGGTTTCAAGGGAAGAAACCAATGATGACGGTGGAAACGAGTACACCGTTGAATACAGACGCCACCGGTGCTCATGCGGGAAATGGCAAATGCTTAGATTCCCTTGTTCCCATGCTATCTCCGTTTGCGCTTAG
- the LOC110877253 gene encoding uncharacterized protein LOC110877253, whose product MPLFPLSDLSMQICIKATGNQSHWIKTRLHVEAWTLRLMRLRQSKLLKDPSRKLRWTVLPPQFYEDVCYTKDCLRAVDMAGKKEPYPLFWEVDYLYIPIWIKQEDWLLFRVDIFNMEITQYWTDKRWGNEKRRLVEHVMDIFPIFFKHFLDQIHYWRNSRYCTKKKFHLVMFKMVCPRTMITLLIQGCLSV is encoded by the exons ATTTGTATCAAAGCCACTGGAAATCAAAGCCACTGGATCAAAACAAGGCTG CATGTTGAAGCGTGGACGTTAAGGCTGATGCGGCTTCGACAATCTAAACTTTTAAAAGACCCGTCAAGGAAATTGCGTTGGACGGTTTTACCTCCGCAATTTTATGAAGACGTGTGTTATACGAAGGATTGTTTAAGAGCGGTAGACATGGCGGGAAAGAAGGAACCGTACCCTCTATTTTGGGAggttgattatttgtatattcCGATATGGATTAAGCAGGAGGACTGGTTACTATTCCGTGTTGATATCTTTAACATGGAAATAACACAATATTGGACTGATAAAAGATGGGGAAATGAAAAAAGACGCCTGGTTGAACACGTGATGGAcatttttccaattttcttcaaGCATTTTCTTGACCAAATCCACTATTGGCGAAACTCGAGATACTGCACAAAGAAAAAGTTTCATTTGGTTATGTTCAAGATGGTGTGCCCCAGGACAATGATAACATTGCTAATTCAAGGGTGCTTGTCTGTATGA
- the LOC118481982 gene encoding serine/threonine-protein phosphatase 7 long form homolog, with the protein MTEATFNWRPYDDIVGRLPDICRSGMGIWRSCGPLLYYSVVEHHYPQRVMRQFGMFQYIPNPIAIDHNEHARLHSMNRSGKTGWNWLSRHTPFVCQWEARHQNLVTGELMTSVGVANDYMPWYMEHTVLYVSNPQLSTGPTSGFQDEGARAQMMSETMDLIHRSEDVDVIHGAAYRALEMSNVPKYTQYPTHLSPEPVDRVSYPRTQRVGRPRRHGRGGRNVQEAGTSNWGPNFETGGDQDPVVTKM; encoded by the exons ATGACCGAGGCAACA TTTAATTGGAGACCATATGACGACATTGTGGGTAGACTTCCCGATATATGTCGGAGTGGTATGGGAATTTGGCGGAGTTGTGGCCCTCTGCTATACTACTCGGTTGTGGAGCATCACTATCCTCAACGAGTGATGAGACAGTTTGGCATGTTCCAGTATATACCTAACCCAATTGCCATTGATCATAATGAGCATGCCAGGCTTCATTCCATGAACCGGAGCGGGAAAACCGGCTGGAACTGGTTAAGTCGTCACACACCGTTTGTTTGTCAGTGGGAGGCACGTCATCAAAACTTGGTCACCGGGGAACTCATGACATCTGTTGGAGTTGCCAATGATTACATGCCGTGGTACATGGAACATACCGTGTTATATGTGTCTAACCCACAGTTGTCAACTGGCCCTACGAGCGGTTTTCAAGACGAAGGAGCAAGGGCCCAAATGATG TCAGAGACGATGGATCTAATTCACCGATCTGAAGATGTGGACGTTATTCATGGTGCGGCGTATCGGGCCCTTGAGATGTCTAATGTTCCAAAATACACACAATATCCGACTCATCTGTCACCGGAGCCGGTGGACCGTGTTTCATATCCTCGTACACAGAGGGTAGGGAGGCCCCGACGTCATGGTCGTGGTGGTAGAAACGTTCAAGAGGCCGGGACATCAAATTGGGGCCCAAACTTCGAAACAGGGGGGGATCAGGATCCGGTGGTAACGAAGATGTAA